From a region of the Micropterus dolomieu isolate WLL.071019.BEF.003 ecotype Adirondacks linkage group LG21, ASM2129224v1, whole genome shotgun sequence genome:
- the LOC123960795 gene encoding guanine nucleotide-binding protein subunit alpha-14-like isoform X1: MRIIHGGGYTDEDKKSYAKLVFQNIYTSMQVMVRAMEALSISFSDPQNKGHANSVLEVEVDKVEEFDQSLADAIRSLWKDAGIQECYDRRREYQLSDSTKYYLTDLDRIAQPSYIPDLQDILRVRVPTTGIIEYPFDMENVIFRMVDVGGQRSERRKWIHCFENVTSIIFLVALSEYDQVLAECDNENRMEESKALFKTIITYPWFQRSSVILFLNKTDILKEKIMYSHVATYFPEFTGPQQDPTAAQEFILKMYQEQNPDKDKTLYPHFTCATDTENIRFVFVAVKDTILRHNLKEFNLV; the protein is encoded by the exons ATGAGGATTATTCATGGAGGAGGATACACAGATGAGGACAAGAAGAGCTACGCCAAACTGGTCTTCCAGAACATATACACTTCCATGCAGGTCATGGTCCGAGCCATGGAGGCACTTAGTATATCTTTCTCGGATCCCCAGAACAAG GGCCATGCAAACTCAGTCCTGGAGGTGGAAGTGGACAAGGTGGAGGAGTTTGATCAAAGCCTTGCGGACGCCATCAGGAGTCTGTGGAAAGATGCGGGAATACAGGAGTGCTACGACCGACGCAGGGAATACCAGCTGTCCGACTCCACCAAATA CTATCTCACCGATCTCGATCGAATTGCACAACCCTCTTATATACCTGACCTGCAGGATATCCTCAGAGTCCGAGTACCAACCACCGGTATCATAGAATACCCCTTTGACATGGAGAATGTcatcttcag GATGGTGGATGTcgggggtcagaggtcagagagaaGGAAGTGGATCCACTGCTTTGAGAATGTCACCTCCATCATCTTCCTGGTGGCACTCAGTGAGTACGACCAGGTCCTGGCTGAGTGCGACAACGAG AACCGTATGGAGGAGAGCAAGGCCCTGTTCAAAACCATCATAACCTATCCCTGGTTCCAGCGCTCCTCTGTCATTCTTTTCCTCAACAAGACCGACATCCTCAAGGAGAAGATCATGTACTCTCATGTAGCCACCTACTTCCCTGAATTCACAG GACCGCAGCAGGATCCTACAGCAGCTCAAGAATTCATCCTGAAGATGTACCAAGAACAAAACccggacaaggacaagacacTGTACCCTCACTTTACCTGCgccacagacacagaaaacatCCGCTTCGTCTTTGTGGCCGTCAAAGACACCATCCTCAGACACAACCTGAAGGAGTTCAATCTGGTCTAA
- the LOC123960795 gene encoding guanine nucleotide-binding protein subunit alpha-14-like isoform X2, translating to MAGCCVSAEDRENQRINEEIEKQLRRDKKDSRRELKLLLLGTGESGKSTFIKQMRIIHGGGYTDEDKKSYAKLVFQNIYTSMQVMVRAMEALSISFSDPQNKGHANSVLEVEVDKVEEFDQSLADAIRSLWKDAGIQECYDRRREYQLSDSTKYYLTDLDRIAQPSYIPDLQDILRVRVPTTGIIEYPFDMENVIFRMVDVGGQRSERRKWIHCFENVTSIIFLVALSEYDQVLAECDNENRMEESKALFKTIITYPWFQRSSVILFLNKTDILKEKIMYSHVATYFPEFTGPQQDPTAAQEFILKMYQEQNPDKDKTLYPHFTCATDTENIRFVFVAVKDTILRHNLKEFNLV from the exons ATGGCTGGATGTTGCGTGTCGGCGGAGGACAGAGAGAACCAGAGGATCAACGAGGAGATCGAGAAGCAGCTGCGGAGGGACAAGAAGGACTCTCGCAGGGAGCTGAAGCTGCTGTTGCTGG GTACTGGAGAGAGTGGAAAGAGTACCTTCATCAAACAAATGAGGATTATTCATGGAGGAGGATACACAGATGAGGACAAGAAGAGCTACGCCAAACTGGTCTTCCAGAACATATACACTTCCATGCAGGTCATGGTCCGAGCCATGGAGGCACTTAGTATATCTTTCTCGGATCCCCAGAACAAG GGCCATGCAAACTCAGTCCTGGAGGTGGAAGTGGACAAGGTGGAGGAGTTTGATCAAAGCCTTGCGGACGCCATCAGGAGTCTGTGGAAAGATGCGGGAATACAGGAGTGCTACGACCGACGCAGGGAATACCAGCTGTCCGACTCCACCAAATA CTATCTCACCGATCTCGATCGAATTGCACAACCCTCTTATATACCTGACCTGCAGGATATCCTCAGAGTCCGAGTACCAACCACCGGTATCATAGAATACCCCTTTGACATGGAGAATGTcatcttcag GATGGTGGATGTcgggggtcagaggtcagagagaaGGAAGTGGATCCACTGCTTTGAGAATGTCACCTCCATCATCTTCCTGGTGGCACTCAGTGAGTACGACCAGGTCCTGGCTGAGTGCGACAACGAG AACCGTATGGAGGAGAGCAAGGCCCTGTTCAAAACCATCATAACCTATCCCTGGTTCCAGCGCTCCTCTGTCATTCTTTTCCTCAACAAGACCGACATCCTCAAGGAGAAGATCATGTACTCTCATGTAGCCACCTACTTCCCTGAATTCACAG GACCGCAGCAGGATCCTACAGCAGCTCAAGAATTCATCCTGAAGATGTACCAAGAACAAAACccggacaaggacaagacacTGTACCCTCACTTTACCTGCgccacagacacagaaaacatCCGCTTCGTCTTTGTGGCCGTCAAAGACACCATCCTCAGACACAACCTGAAGGAGTTCAATCTGGTCTAA